The following proteins come from a genomic window of Mariniflexile sp. TRM1-10:
- a CDS encoding exodeoxyribonuclease III has product MKIISYNVNGIRAAINKGFIDWLKSANPDVICLQEIKALKEQLNLDAFVEAGYTYNYWFSAQKKGYSGVAILSKIKPNHVEYGTGIASMDIEGRNLRVDFDGVSVMSLYLPSGTNDARLDHKFEYMDMFQEYINTLQKEIPNLIICGDYNICHEEIDIHNPKGLCNTSGFLPAERKWIGAFINNGFTDSFRYLNKEPDNYTWWSYRANSRANNKGWRLDYAMVSNVIQEKIKRAVILSDAVHSDHCPILLEIEN; this is encoded by the coding sequence ATGAAAATAATCTCATACAACGTAAATGGCATTCGTGCAGCAATAAATAAAGGGTTTATAGATTGGTTAAAAAGTGCCAATCCAGATGTCATTTGTTTGCAAGAAATTAAAGCTTTAAAAGAGCAACTGAATTTAGATGCTTTTGTTGAAGCTGGCTACACATACAACTATTGGTTTAGTGCTCAAAAAAAAGGCTATAGCGGTGTTGCTATTTTAAGCAAAATAAAACCAAACCATGTAGAATATGGCACAGGAATTGCTTCGATGGATATTGAAGGCCGTAACCTTAGAGTCGATTTTGATGGTGTTTCGGTAATGAGTTTGTATTTGCCTTCGGGAACCAATGACGCTAGGTTAGACCATAAGTTTGAGTACATGGATATGTTTCAAGAGTATATAAACACCCTTCAAAAAGAGATTCCTAATTTAATTATTTGTGGCGATTACAATATTTGCCACGAAGAAATAGACATTCATAACCCTAAAGGTTTGTGCAATACCTCTGGATTTTTACCAGCAGAACGCAAATGGATAGGGGCATTTATAAATAACGGATTCACGGACTCTTTCAGATATTTAAACAAAGAACCAGATAACTATACGTGGTGGAGTTACCGAGCGAATTCAAGAGCAAACAACAAAGGGTGGCGATTAGATTATGCCATGGTTTCAAATGTCATACAAGAAAAGATAAAAAGAGCCGTTATACTGTCAGACGCTGTGCATAGTGACCATTGCCCTATTTTATTGGAAATTGAAAATTAA
- a CDS encoding OmpA/MotB family protein, translating into MIKKISLITLTLVVAASCVSPKIYKDLEAKYANLKQENRKLFDENEELLYQKTTAENNLKQLKEAYAEAVSERDKLQGDYNAAKANLETLKASYDALEKNSSAAIASNSQKNRELLAQLEAKEQALADENQRLENLKKELQDRSNRVAELEKVISDKDAAMTALKDAISKALTDFEGKGLTVEQRDGKVYVSMENKLLFSSGSWAVGTEGRRAVQQLGTVLASNPDIAVLIEGHTDNVPYQANGQITNNWDLSTKRATAIVTILRENAAINPENLTAAGRGEFAPIATNDTPEGKAKNRRIEVILTPKLDELSRLLNDN; encoded by the coding sequence ATGATTAAAAAAATCTCATTAATTACGTTAACATTAGTAGTTGCTGCTTCATGTGTGTCTCCTAAAATTTACAAAGATTTAGAAGCAAAATATGCCAATCTAAAGCAAGAAAACAGAAAGTTATTCGATGAAAACGAAGAGTTGTTGTACCAAAAAACAACTGCCGAAAACAATCTAAAGCAACTTAAAGAAGCTTATGCAGAAGCGGTTTCAGAACGCGACAAATTGCAAGGCGATTACAATGCTGCCAAAGCAAATTTAGAAACACTAAAAGCGTCTTACGATGCATTAGAAAAAAACAGTTCGGCGGCCATCGCATCAAATTCACAAAAAAACAGAGAATTATTGGCACAGCTAGAAGCTAAAGAACAAGCTTTGGCAGATGAAAACCAACGATTGGAAAATCTTAAAAAAGAATTACAAGACCGCTCGAACCGTGTAGCAGAGTTAGAAAAAGTTATTTCAGATAAAGATGCTGCCATGACCGCTTTAAAAGATGCCATATCCAAAGCCTTAACAGATTTTGAAGGCAAAGGGTTAACCGTGGAACAACGCGATGGCAAAGTATATGTTTCTATGGAGAATAAGTTGTTATTTAGTTCAGGAAGTTGGGCGGTTGGCACCGAAGGTAGAAGAGCCGTACAACAATTAGGCACCGTTTTAGCAAGCAATCCTGATATAGCTGTTTTAATCGAAGGTCACACCGATAATGTACCTTATCAAGCGAATGGTCAAATAACCAATAACTGGGATTTGTCAACCAAACGCGCCACAGCCATTGTTACTATTTTAAGAGAAAACGCAGCTATAAACCCTGAAAATTTAACCGCAGCAGGTCGTGGTGAATTTGCACCAATAGCAACCAACGACACGCCTGAAGGAAAAGCAAAAAACCGACGCATCGAAGTTATTTTAACGCCTAAGTTAGACGAGCTTTCAAGGTTGTTAAACGATAATTAA